In a single window of the Acetivibrio clariflavus DSM 19732 genome:
- a CDS encoding glycosyl hydrolase family 18 protein → MRDFLKGKRCMVWSFMGNARMYEALRDYGDRFDTVGIFTFEVDATGTITETGTSISSMLPYIQKWPHIKWLLTIMNHGIANIFTALRNNENGAKDKFLTEIIRIMNKYPWCAGVDIDLERGGGYENKDAANALFRDIYNTVKSYDATKLVNICLPGMTGVQGSVGGENWCVYADLNDYCDTAAIMSYGMAWAGSAPGPVSPRDWLEGIYDYAISVMSPDKIFMGLPAYGWNWRIHDTPENLGITYRGVSNTYYAAKYWMTGVYNFTGDAPPQPFIPIVAYWDDYNKVPWALPHVYDYMEGWDAISWEYPLLKGVYNRRRYLTSYGKEQKAEFGTIYIDRNGVPDEYEGNVIITDEMASLGDDQASAEYRFEIREAGYYDIAVQLCFPYWDKNAIIVSLDGESKTFSENRLWWPYWRRVCWLTLAKGVFLQEGTHAVSISGGVPGVQFYGFRVCSGFSEYPFAGEASFMLSPRRFKDVNGVMVEPDRGFKLTFEMLRRKPDSALIWYEDFRDRNILPENYWTVLDGEWDVWQEPDSTESRPYSQLEGYGKLAWKYDGFSDIHIRARLAFPQNSSGRAGVFLGDIFCCLNYDTQRVELYQGNSLLGSYSTSFSKTADADLRANPNMYTIEMRKRGNKVRVYSGAASTLRFTVNVNGGSGYAGYCSDNRTVCELLRLGDAWVYEPYERFDVELPDGNITSFGRLARTGVTWDDEFQVFSVNSDVEESATRNEDISMDYDFFHSQLLTLSCGNDYEVKIIPKDINIWISRLFLGDADGFSILYYQDVDSLVYWANEAAYRWKLRGIAIWSLGQEDMRLWEALPKQI, encoded by the coding sequence ATGAGGGATTTCTTAAAAGGCAAACGTTGCATGGTGTGGAGTTTTATGGGTAATGCCCGAATGTATGAAGCACTTAGAGACTACGGCGACCGCTTTGATACGGTAGGCATTTTTACTTTTGAGGTTGACGCAACAGGCACAATTACTGAAACCGGTACCAGCATCAGCAGCATGCTTCCGTATATTCAGAAATGGCCGCACATTAAGTGGCTGCTCACTATTATGAATCATGGAATAGCCAATATTTTTACTGCACTTCGCAACAACGAAAACGGTGCAAAGGATAAGTTTCTCACTGAAATCATCCGGATCATGAACAAGTACCCGTGGTGCGCCGGGGTGGATATTGACCTGGAGCGCGGCGGCGGATATGAAAACAAGGATGCGGCGAATGCACTATTTAGGGATATATATAATACCGTAAAGTCATATGACGCTACAAAGCTTGTTAATATCTGCCTGCCGGGTATGACCGGTGTGCAAGGCTCGGTGGGCGGTGAAAACTGGTGTGTTTATGCCGATCTTAACGACTATTGCGATACCGCCGCCATCATGAGCTATGGCATGGCATGGGCGGGCTCTGCTCCCGGCCCAGTATCTCCCCGGGATTGGCTTGAGGGCATATATGATTATGCTATTTCCGTTATGTCACCCGATAAGATATTCATGGGGTTGCCTGCTTATGGCTGGAACTGGAGGATTCATGATACACCTGAAAACCTTGGAATAACCTATCGAGGGGTGTCTAATACCTACTATGCGGCAAAATACTGGATGACTGGGGTTTACAATTTCACAGGCGATGCACCGCCCCAGCCGTTTATTCCAATTGTGGCTTACTGGGATGACTATAACAAAGTACCTTGGGCTCTTCCTCATGTATATGACTATATGGAAGGGTGGGATGCTATATCCTGGGAATATCCGCTGCTAAAAGGGGTTTATAACAGGCGAAGATATTTGACAAGCTATGGCAAGGAGCAGAAAGCGGAGTTCGGAACCATTTATATTGACAGGAACGGAGTTCCGGATGAATACGAAGGAAATGTCATTATTACTGATGAGATGGCCTCACTTGGAGATGACCAGGCGTCAGCAGAGTACCGTTTTGAGATAAGAGAAGCGGGATATTACGATATTGCAGTACAGCTTTGCTTTCCTTACTGGGACAAAAATGCGATTATCGTTTCCCTTGATGGTGAATCAAAGACTTTCAGCGAGAACCGTTTATGGTGGCCATACTGGAGAAGAGTTTGCTGGTTGACACTTGCAAAAGGTGTATTTCTCCAAGAGGGAACGCATGCTGTCAGCATAAGCGGTGGTGTGCCGGGAGTCCAGTTTTACGGTTTTAGGGTTTGCAGTGGATTTTCGGAGTATCCCTTTGCCGGTGAAGCCAGCTTTATGCTCTCTCCTCGTCGGTTCAAGGATGTAAATGGTGTGATGGTTGAGCCGGATCGAGGTTTTAAACTGACATTTGAAATGTTGCGAAGAAAACCCGACTCGGCGCTTATTTGGTATGAAGATTTTCGGGACAGGAACATCCTGCCTGAAAATTACTGGACTGTGTTGGACGGCGAATGGGATGTTTGGCAAGAGCCAGACAGCACAGAAAGTCGCCCATATTCCCAGCTCGAGGGATATGGCAAACTTGCATGGAAATACGACGGATTTTCCGATATCCATATCCGGGCAAGGCTGGCTTTCCCTCAAAATAGCAGTGGACGGGCTGGGGTGTTCCTTGGGGATATTTTCTGCTGCTTAAATTATGACACGCAAAGAGTCGAGCTTTATCAAGGTAATTCCTTGCTTGGCAGCTATTCCACCAGTTTCTCAAAAACTGCAGATGCCGATCTTCGTGCTAATCCGAATATGTATACTATAGAGATGCGAAAACGCGGCAATAAGGTAAGAGTATATTCAGGTGCAGCTTCAACCCTGCGTTTCACAGTGAATGTAAACGGTGGTAGTGGTTATGCAGGGTACTGCTCGGACAACCGGACGGTATGCGAGCTACTGAGACTGGGCGATGCATGGGTATATGAACCATACGAGCGTTTTGATGTGGAACTTCCGGATGGAAATATAACCAGCTTTGGCAGGCTTGCTCGCACTGGTGTCACGTGGGATGATGAATTTCAGGTGTTTTCAGTAAATAGCGATGTGGAGGAATCGGCAACTCGCAATGAGGACATTTCGATGGACTATGATTTTTTCCACTCGCAGCTTTTGACGCTTTCCTGCGGTAATGACTATGAAGTAAAAATTATACCAAAAGACATCAATATCTGGATATCCCGTCTCTTCCTCGGAGATGCGGATGGTTTTTCTATTCTGTATTATCAGGATGTGGACAGCCTTGTTTACTGGGCAAACGAAGCGGCTTATCGATGGAAATTGCGAGGTATAGCCATCTGGTCGCTTGGGCAGGAGGATATGCGGCTGTGGGAGGCGCTTCCGAAGCAAATATAG
- a CDS encoding head-tail connector protein: MELLEKVKANLILQHSEDDALLQEYIKAAVAYAESYQKKPEGYYAENPMPPTTEQAVIMLSSHFYESRDGSTAGFFGDSVQAGQQVWNTVNMLLRLDRDWKI, encoded by the coding sequence ATGGAGCTTTTGGAGAAGGTTAAAGCAAACCTCATATTGCAGCACAGCGAAGATGACGCACTTTTACAAGAGTATATCAAAGCCGCAGTGGCCTATGCGGAAAGTTACCAGAAAAAGCCGGAAGGATATTATGCCGAAAACCCCATGCCGCCTACTACTGAGCAGGCTGTCATTATGCTGTCGAGCCATTTTTATGAAAGCAGGGATGGCTCGACGGCTGGCTTTTTCGGGGATAGCGTGCAGGCAGGACAGCAGGTATGGAATACGGTAAATATGCTGCTGCGGCTTGACCGGGATTGGAAGATATAG
- a CDS encoding head-tail adaptor protein, with protein MGFGKMNTFVDIISTKPVKDSEGFTEKGDVILASVRAYKEDRHGSEKWANRAAFSQASALFRFRRIPNLEVTTDLVLVCSDGRYNIISVEDVKGRGMYIEVLAEKVKSSKA; from the coding sequence ATGGGCTTTGGGAAAATGAACACCTTTGTGGACATCATCTCAACCAAGCCGGTTAAGGATAGCGAGGGTTTTACTGAAAAAGGTGATGTCATCCTTGCTTCGGTAAGGGCATACAAGGAAGATAGGCATGGCAGTGAAAAATGGGCAAACAGGGCGGCGTTTTCGCAAGCGTCTGCCCTGTTTCGCTTCCGTAGGATACCTAACCTGGAAGTTACCACAGATCTTGTACTCGTTTGCAGCGATGGCCGGTACAACATTATCAGTGTTGAGGACGTAAAAGGACGCGGAATGTATATTGAGGTGCTTGCGGAAAAGGTGAAATCAAGCAAAGCATAA
- a CDS encoding phage tail spike protein — MAIKSILTSQEDFTGEFPVTSRTSALWRFNEKTPDENLQLMDSSGHGRHFTISGWSGTSANLIAGRFGRYFRQNIVNPTSEKTHLIAENDGSFFSNLGEKIVVGGWINPTTYSVGQTYIPIFNTRQGPGQPILYVSLYQGRLRLMLYNSSGTLIYDQSETATITLKNGGWYFIASIIEVSNKKVQNIICDRSDGATWVSPVRSFSGELNRECIADIIMGMHANTYYYAGGFDDWFLETDSQLTADDLLLYFKSSLHANGGDAASDVDALAEPGTVTLKATDGEYPASGVLYTRAVPCALSGSGRVAVTSEYTAGVTSVSLVETSTSDDLEEWSAWQAVGTSGELQSPNRQYIRFRVTLTSSDPLKTPKLLEIQLHDIPKAPYEKLGFARPVILDKNGAWEAVLENAFDIIVTGEVNGADTLEFKLPFHDPKRSTLENEKQVQIVNDIYRIRTLTDNKSEDGRVITQVYAEAVFYDLSFSAEKEPREFNADTADVPMQYALLGTGWTVGNVTVTTKRTWQCTEKNALSILRTVQNIYGGDLVFDSANRQVHLLTFSGTDSGALFSYRKNLKSIQRVVDTRELVTRLYAYGKDGLTFASINGGKEYVEDYTFSSEVRVSTLDCSSFTNPYQMLEYAKMRLAEYSKPRVSYVLSAMDLSALTGYEHEEWKLGDIVTVDDKELGLLVKTRVVRRQYNLQEPWKTVIELSTKLRELGDSSAQWDKAADALSSAELVNRQEIKDMVPFNHLRNSRADDGFAYWVNSGFEVDTENGVSGTASFKAVGVPGMTKSLSQTVYPATRKSYTFSAQIASENLEKGENGQVGVEIVIEYEDGTTETRFIDLI; from the coding sequence ATGGCGATAAAATCAATTCTAACGAGCCAAGAGGATTTTACCGGTGAGTTTCCTGTAACATCAAGGACGTCTGCTTTATGGCGATTTAATGAAAAAACACCAGACGAAAATCTTCAGCTTATGGATTCATCGGGACATGGCAGACATTTTACCATCTCCGGCTGGTCAGGTACATCAGCAAACCTTATTGCTGGAAGATTCGGAAGATACTTTAGGCAAAATATTGTTAATCCGACTTCTGAAAAGACCCATCTTATAGCAGAAAATGATGGGAGTTTCTTTAGCAATCTGGGCGAAAAGATTGTTGTAGGCGGTTGGATTAATCCTACCACCTATTCGGTCGGCCAGACATATATACCCATATTCAATACCCGCCAAGGACCTGGTCAGCCAATTCTTTATGTTTCACTTTATCAAGGAAGACTTAGGCTGATGTTGTATAACTCCTCCGGCACACTAATCTACGACCAGAGTGAAACAGCTACCATTACCTTAAAAAACGGCGGCTGGTATTTTATCGCCTCCATCATTGAAGTAAGCAACAAAAAGGTACAGAACATCATATGCGATCGCAGCGACGGGGCAACCTGGGTGTCGCCTGTGCGTTCCTTTTCGGGAGAGCTGAATCGGGAATGTATAGCAGACATTATTATGGGGATGCATGCAAATACCTACTACTATGCCGGAGGCTTCGACGACTGGTTTCTGGAAACGGACTCACAGCTTACAGCTGATGATTTGCTGTTATATTTTAAGTCGTCTTTACATGCAAACGGTGGGGATGCGGCTTCGGATGTAGATGCTTTGGCAGAGCCTGGCACAGTCACCCTCAAAGCAACAGATGGCGAGTATCCTGCAAGTGGCGTACTTTATACAAGGGCGGTTCCATGTGCTTTATCAGGCAGCGGTCGTGTAGCTGTCACAAGCGAATATACTGCAGGTGTTACTTCAGTGTCTCTAGTAGAGACCAGCACAAGCGATGATCTTGAAGAATGGTCTGCATGGCAGGCTGTGGGAACCAGCGGTGAACTTCAATCGCCAAATCGGCAATATATAAGGTTCCGTGTTACCCTTACCAGCAGCGATCCGTTGAAGACGCCAAAACTTCTGGAAATACAGCTTCATGATATACCGAAAGCGCCCTATGAGAAATTAGGCTTTGCCCGTCCTGTGATTTTGGACAAAAACGGAGCATGGGAAGCTGTTCTTGAAAATGCCTTTGATATCATTGTCACTGGTGAGGTGAACGGCGCGGATACGCTGGAATTCAAGCTTCCGTTCCATGATCCAAAAAGAAGTACACTGGAAAATGAAAAACAAGTGCAAATCGTAAATGACATTTACCGGATCCGAACCTTAACGGACAATAAAAGCGAAGATGGGCGTGTTATTACGCAAGTATATGCTGAAGCGGTATTTTACGATCTGTCTTTCAGTGCGGAAAAAGAACCTAGAGAATTCAATGCAGATACTGCAGATGTTCCGATGCAATATGCACTTTTGGGTACAGGTTGGACAGTAGGAAATGTTACTGTCACTACGAAACGGACATGGCAGTGTACAGAAAAAAATGCCTTATCCATCCTTCGCACCGTACAGAATATTTATGGCGGCGATCTGGTGTTTGACAGCGCCAACCGCCAGGTACACCTTTTGACTTTTAGTGGTACTGATAGCGGAGCGCTTTTTTCATATAGAAAGAATTTGAAAAGTATTCAACGGGTAGTCGATACACGCGAATTAGTGACAAGGCTCTATGCTTATGGAAAGGACGGATTGACCTTCGCTTCAATTAATGGAGGTAAGGAATACGTGGAAGATTACACTTTTTCCAGTGAAGTGAGGGTGTCGACGCTTGATTGTTCGTCGTTTACAAATCCGTATCAGATGCTGGAATATGCAAAAATGCGGCTTGCAGAATATTCGAAGCCTCGCGTTTCTTATGTACTGTCTGCAATGGATTTATCTGCGCTAACCGGTTATGAGCACGAAGAATGGAAACTGGGTGATATTGTTACAGTGGACGATAAAGAACTAGGCCTTTTGGTAAAGACTCGTGTTGTGAGAAGGCAGTATAACTTGCAGGAGCCATGGAAAACAGTGATTGAGCTTTCAACTAAACTGCGGGAACTCGGCGATTCTTCAGCACAGTGGGACAAGGCAGCAGATGCGCTGTCCTCAGCAGAGTTGGTAAACCGTCAGGAAATTAAAGATATGGTACCATTCAACCATCTGCGCAATTCCAGAGCGGATGATGGTTTTGCCTACTGGGTCAATTCCGGTTTTGAAGTGGATACTGAGAATGGTGTTTCGGGAACTGCTTCCTTCAAAGCTGTTGGTGTACCTGGTATGACAAAGAGTCTGTCACAGACGGTATACCCAGCAACACGTAAAAGTTATACATTTTCAGCGCAGATTGCTTCCGAAAACCTTGAAAAGGGCGAAAACGGCCAAGTTGGTGTTGAGATAGTCATTGAATACGAGGACGGTACAACAGAAACAAGATTTATAGACCTGATTTGA
- a CDS encoding phage tail protein: MADNFGLKIGIEGEKEFKNAIREINQSFKVLGSEMNLVVSQFDKQDKSVEAVTARNKVLNKEIELQKEKIATLEKALANAASSFGETDRRTQSWQIQLNNAKAELNKMERELEQSAESADELGDELKESGDNAEKSSLKFEKLGSVLKGVGAAMGAAAAAAGAAAIKLGKEVVEQFGELEQNLGGSEAVFGEYAARIQKTGEEAYKNLGLSQSEYLATANKMGALFQGAGVDQQKSLELTEKAMQRAADMASVMGIDMQTAMESIAGAAKGNFTMMDNLGVAMNATTIEAYALAKGLDFAWNSATNAEKAEIAMQMFFEKTEQYAGNFARESTQTISGSIGLLQASLSSFIAGLGNANADMTNLTQNLVDAFQAVVKNIVPVLENIVAALPEATGAIISAVKDLLPVLLQTVTELFSQVLQTLLSLLPELIPAAVDAVMTIAGALIDNLPLLIDAAVQLITALVMGLGEALPELIPAAVQAVITIVQGLLDNMDKILEAAFTLIQGLAQGLLNALPELIEALPRIITTIIDFVTNNMPKIIELGITLIVQLAAGLVKAIPELVKSLPQIVAAIIEGLGKAVVSVVEIGKNIVKGIWEGIKSLGSWIKDKVSGFFSGIVDGVKNFLGIRSPSTVFEGIGGNMALGIGEGFDKAMARVADDMQNAVPTDFNISPDINVSGRGEFSGLASGPLVVVQQMIVRGEEDIRRISQELYNLMQTGSRAQGRFITA, encoded by the coding sequence GTGGCAGACAATTTTGGCCTGAAGATCGGGATTGAAGGCGAAAAGGAATTTAAAAACGCCATTCGTGAGATCAATCAAAGTTTTAAGGTACTGGGTAGCGAAATGAACCTGGTCGTATCTCAGTTCGACAAGCAGGATAAGTCAGTTGAAGCTGTTACTGCAAGAAACAAGGTGCTTAACAAAGAGATCGAATTGCAGAAAGAAAAAATAGCTACTTTGGAGAAAGCCCTTGCCAATGCCGCCTCATCTTTCGGAGAAACCGACAGACGTACTCAGTCGTGGCAAATACAGCTTAATAATGCAAAAGCCGAACTGAACAAAATGGAGCGCGAGCTCGAACAGTCTGCTGAAAGTGCAGACGAGCTTGGGGACGAATTGAAGGAAAGTGGAGACAACGCCGAAAAATCCAGCTTGAAATTTGAGAAGCTGGGCAGCGTTCTTAAAGGTGTTGGCGCGGCTATGGGTGCTGCAGCGGCCGCAGCGGGCGCGGCTGCCATCAAGCTGGGAAAAGAGGTCGTGGAGCAGTTTGGTGAGCTTGAGCAGAACCTTGGCGGTTCTGAAGCTGTGTTTGGCGAATATGCTGCACGTATCCAAAAAACGGGAGAAGAAGCCTACAAGAATCTGGGCTTGTCTCAATCCGAGTATCTTGCCACCGCCAACAAAATGGGCGCATTGTTTCAGGGTGCTGGTGTCGATCAGCAAAAAAGTCTGGAGCTTACTGAGAAGGCCATGCAACGGGCGGCAGATATGGCTTCGGTTATGGGTATTGACATGCAGACTGCCATGGAATCCATCGCTGGCGCAGCCAAGGGTAACTTTACCATGATGGATAATCTGGGTGTCGCCATGAACGCCACTACCATTGAAGCTTATGCTCTTGCAAAAGGACTGGACTTTGCATGGAATAGCGCAACCAATGCCGAAAAGGCCGAGATTGCCATGCAGATGTTTTTTGAAAAAACCGAACAGTATGCTGGCAACTTCGCAAGAGAGTCTACCCAGACCATCAGCGGTTCCATTGGTCTTTTACAAGCCTCTCTAAGTTCGTTTATAGCAGGACTTGGCAATGCGAACGCTGATATGACGAACCTAACACAAAATCTTGTGGATGCCTTTCAGGCTGTAGTTAAAAATATCGTACCGGTTTTGGAAAATATAGTGGCTGCTCTGCCGGAGGCAACCGGTGCGATTATCTCAGCAGTCAAAGATCTGCTTCCCGTGCTGTTGCAAACTGTAACTGAATTGTTCTCTCAGGTGCTTCAAACTCTCTTGAGCCTGCTGCCGGAGCTGATTCCAGCAGCAGTAGATGCGGTCATGACCATTGCAGGTGCACTCATTGATAACCTGCCTTTACTCATTGATGCAGCGGTGCAGCTAATCACAGCGTTGGTAATGGGGCTTGGAGAAGCATTACCTGAGCTAATTCCAGCAGCGGTTCAAGCAGTGATCACCATTGTGCAAGGGCTGCTGGATAATATGGACAAAATCCTTGAAGCTGCTTTTACATTGATTCAGGGACTGGCGCAGGGACTTTTAAATGCATTGCCAGAACTAATTGAAGCACTGCCGAGGATAATTACAACAATCATTGACTTTGTGACGAACAATATGCCGAAGATCATAGAATTGGGAATTACGCTTATCGTACAGCTTGCTGCCGGGCTTGTGAAAGCCATTCCAGAACTAGTAAAGTCTTTACCTCAGATTGTTGCGGCTATTATAGAAGGCTTGGGCAAGGCGGTTGTTTCAGTGGTTGAGATTGGTAAGAACATTGTAAAAGGCATCTGGGAAGGTATTAAAAGCCTTGGTAGCTGGATTAAGGATAAGGTTTCCGGTTTCTTTTCCGGTATTGTTGATGGAGTAAAGAATTTTCTTGGAATCAGATCTCCGTCCACTGTTTTTGAAGGCATTGGCGGCAATATGGCACTGGGTATTGGTGAGGGATTTGACAAGGCTATGGCCAGAGTGGCAGACGATATGCAAAATGCAGTGCCGACAGATTTTAATATATCTCCTGATATTAATGTAAGTGGAAGAGGTGAATTTAGCGGTTTAGCTTCTGGGCCGCTTGTTGTGGTGCAGCAGATGATTGTTCGTGGTGAAGAAGACATACGTAGGATTTCACAGGAGTTATATAACCTGATGCAGACAGGTTCAAGGGCGCAGGGACGTTTTATAACAGCGTAA
- a CDS encoding major tail protein, which translates to MATIGLDRLYYAKITENENGEETYATPVPLAKAITAELSVELAEATLYADDGAAEVVKEFQSGTLTLGVADIGVDAAEVLTGATLDDNKVLISASEDGGAPVAIGFRAKKANGKYRYFWLYRVKFGIPATNLQTKGDSITFSTPTIEGTVMRRNKPDGQGKHPWKAEVSEDDPGVSPETITGWYTEVYEPVFAVGGGSE; encoded by the coding sequence ATGGCCACAATCGGACTGGACAGGTTATATTATGCCAAAATAACTGAGAATGAAAACGGAGAAGAGACATACGCCACGCCTGTTCCGCTGGCTAAGGCTATTACGGCAGAACTTTCTGTGGAGCTGGCAGAGGCGACACTTTATGCCGATGACGGGGCGGCAGAAGTGGTCAAGGAATTTCAAAGCGGCACACTGACTCTTGGTGTTGCAGATATCGGAGTAGACGCTGCTGAGGTTTTGACGGGAGCCACTCTTGATGACAATAAGGTGCTGATTTCTGCCAGTGAGGATGGAGGCGCACCTGTGGCAATCGGCTTTAGAGCCAAGAAAGCTAACGGCAAGTACAGGTATTTTTGGCTTTACAGGGTTAAATTCGGAATCCCGGCTACAAATCTCCAAACGAAAGGCGACAGCATTACCTTTTCGACACCCACCATTGAAGGGACAGTCATGAGACGTAACAAACCAGATGGCCAGGGAAAGCACCCTTGGAAGGCAGAGGTCAGCGAAGACGATCCCGGTGTATCGCCTGAAACCATTACAGGCTGGTATACGGAAGTTTATGAGCCGGTATTTGCTGTGGGAGGAGGCAGCGAATAA
- a CDS encoding phage major capsid protein, whose product MSKILELREKRAKVWEAAKAFLDSKRGNDGLLSPEDTATYEKMEADVIALGKEIERLERQAAIDLELSKPLNIPITDKPTSISGNNEKTGRASDEYRQSFWNMMRGRRKYDVHNALQIGEDTEGGYLVPDDFERTLVEALEEENIFRQIANVITTSSGDKKIPVVASKGTASWVDEEGQIPESDDSFAQVSIGAYKLATMIKVSEELLNDSVFNLEQYIAKEFARRIGAKEEEAFFIGDGSGKPTGILADNGGGEIGVTAASATAITLDEIMDLFYSLKSPYRRNAVFIMNDSTIKAIRKLKDNNGQYLWQPSVTAGTPDTILNRPVKTSAFMPAIAAGAKTIVFGDFSYYWVADRQGRVFKRLNELYAATGQVGFMATQRVDGKLVLSEAVKILQQKSA is encoded by the coding sequence ATGAGCAAAATACTGGAACTGCGTGAAAAACGCGCTAAAGTATGGGAAGCTGCTAAAGCTTTCCTCGACAGCAAACGCGGGAACGACGGACTGCTTTCACCGGAGGATACCGCGACTTATGAAAAAATGGAAGCCGACGTTATTGCGCTGGGCAAAGAAATAGAGCGTCTTGAGCGTCAGGCTGCCATAGATTTGGAACTGTCAAAACCGTTGAATATTCCTATTACAGACAAACCCACTTCCATATCTGGCAACAATGAAAAAACCGGACGTGCCAGCGATGAGTACAGGCAGTCTTTCTGGAACATGATGCGCGGCAGGCGCAAATATGACGTACACAACGCGCTGCAGATTGGAGAGGACACCGAAGGAGGATATCTTGTTCCCGACGACTTTGAGCGTACTCTTGTGGAAGCGCTGGAGGAGGAGAATATATTTAGGCAGATTGCCAATGTTATTACCACGTCCAGCGGCGACAAGAAAATTCCTGTGGTGGCAAGCAAGGGCACTGCATCCTGGGTGGATGAGGAAGGTCAGATTCCGGAAAGCGATGACTCCTTTGCACAGGTATCCATCGGCGCATATAAGCTGGCTACTATGATCAAGGTGTCAGAGGAACTGTTAAACGACAGTGTATTCAACCTTGAACAGTATATAGCCAAAGAGTTCGCCCGCCGAATCGGAGCAAAAGAGGAGGAAGCATTCTTTATCGGCGACGGCTCTGGCAAGCCAACCGGTATTTTGGCAGATAACGGCGGTGGCGAAATAGGAGTAACCGCGGCAAGCGCGACAGCCATTACCCTTGACGAGATCATGGACTTGTTCTACAGCCTAAAGTCTCCGTACCGCAGGAACGCTGTATTCATTATGAACGATTCGACAATTAAAGCTATAAGGAAACTTAAAGACAACAACGGTCAGTATCTCTGGCAGCCTTCTGTAACTGCTGGAACACCGGACACTATCCTCAATCGTCCAGTTAAGACGTCTGCATTCATGCCTGCCATTGCCGCTGGAGCAAAGACAATTGTATTTGGTGATTTTTCCTACTACTGGGTGGCAGACCGTCAGGGCAGGGTTTTTAAGCGGCTCAATGAGCTGTATGCTGCTACCGGACAGGTAGGATTCATGGCAACCCAGCGTGTAGATGGCAAGCTGGTACTGTCTGAAGCAGTCAAGATACTGCAGCAGAAATCAGCTTAA
- a CDS encoding distal tail protein Dit, producing the protein MGFIYNGISSQSMKIRARLTKWQVSPALRNSFETVPGKAGIADFGCDISERNIIISCSVLPQRSFADLVSVLDNVAEWLNPENGLKQLVLDDLPDRYFMARLSEAVDCERILRTAGSFELRFVCPDPYVYALEDEIFVLSETGLHELERVKGNADSNPVYLLKGLISTSSSSYISLITNGEELLIVGSLSEGETLIVDSGMVTAKVIDETGRTLRNGLPSLQDLNFPILRKGVNHIEIAAENATFTELKIQAKSRWR; encoded by the coding sequence ATGGGATTTATCTACAATGGAATATCGTCGCAAAGTATGAAAATACGAGCAAGACTTACTAAATGGCAGGTCTCCCCTGCCCTGCGCAATTCCTTTGAAACTGTGCCGGGCAAAGCAGGTATTGCAGATTTTGGCTGCGATATATCAGAACGAAACATAATAATTAGCTGTAGTGTGCTTCCCCAGCGCAGTTTTGCCGATCTTGTATCGGTTCTTGATAATGTTGCTGAATGGTTAAATCCGGAAAACGGTCTTAAACAACTTGTTCTAGATGATTTGCCCGACCGATATTTCATGGCTCGCTTATCAGAAGCGGTTGACTGTGAGCGGATATTGCGGACAGCGGGCAGCTTTGAACTTCGGTTTGTTTGTCCCGACCCGTATGTTTACGCGTTGGAAGATGAGATATTTGTTCTTTCTGAAACAGGTCTGCATGAATTGGAGAGGGTTAAAGGAAATGCGGATTCCAATCCGGTTTATCTCTTGAAGGGTTTGATATCAACGTCCTCATCAAGCTATATTTCGCTTATTACAAACGGCGAGGAATTGCTAATTGTTGGCTCATTATCTGAAGGTGAAACTCTGATTGTCGACTCCGGCATGGTAACAGCTAAGGTTATTGATGAAACAGGCCGAACCTTGAGAAATGGTCTTCCCAGCCTGCAGGATCTGAATTTTCCAATTCTCAGGAAAGGTGTTAATCATATTGAGATTGCCGCAGAAAACGCGACCTTTACTGAGTTAAAAATACAGGCAAAAAGCAGATGGAGGTGA
- a CDS encoding HK97 gp10 family phage protein, which produces MAKVEVKMPEEFLLKLSRLGERTDEIIPKVLEAGGEVVLSKVKSNLQSVIGSGTKYPSRATGELVNALGLSPAKQDRDGNHNIKIGFTEPRKDGESNAKIANIIEYGKSGQPPRPFLKPAKSATRKSCIEAMKSRLEQELGRI; this is translated from the coding sequence GTGGCTAAGGTGGAAGTTAAAATGCCGGAAGAGTTCTTGCTCAAGTTATCCAGACTTGGAGAAAGGACAGACGAAATCATACCTAAGGTGCTGGAAGCAGGCGGGGAAGTGGTTCTTTCAAAAGTGAAGTCCAATCTTCAGTCAGTTATCGGGAGCGGCACTAAATATCCGTCCAGAGCAACCGGTGAATTGGTAAATGCTTTGGGACTCTCTCCTGCCAAACAGGACAGGGATGGAAACCACAACATAAAAATCGGCTTTACTGAACCAAGGAAGGATGGGGAAAGCAATGCGAAGATTGCTAATATTATTGAGTATGGCAAGTCCGGCCAGCCTCCAAGGCCCTTTTTGAAACCGGCAAAATCAGCTACAAGGAAGTCCTGCATCGAAGCAATGAAGTCAAGACTGGAACAGGAGCTGGGTCGTATATGA